The following proteins come from a genomic window of Pseudomonas sp. MAG733B:
- a CDS encoding aspartate aminotransferase family protein — MSVDHAAVERADFDQVMVPNYAPAAFIPVRGAGSRVWDQSGRELIDFAGGIAVNVLGHAHPALVGALTEQANKLWHVSNVFTNEPALRLAHKLIDATFAERAFFCNSGAEANEAAFKLARRVGFDRFGSEKYEIIAALNSFHGRTLFTVNVGGQSKYSDGFGPKITGITHVPYNDLAALKAAVSDKTCAVVLEPIQGESGVIPAELEYLQGARDLCTANNALLIFDEVQTGMGRTGHLFAYQHYGVIPDILTSAKSLGGGFPIAAMLTTEDLAKHLVVGTHGTTYGGNPLACAVAEAVIDVVNTPEVLAGVNAKHDKFKARLEQIGEKYGLFTQVRGMGLLIGCVLSDAWKGKAKDIFNAAEREGLMILQAGPDVVRFAPSLVVEDADIDAGLDRFERAAAKLTQA; from the coding sequence ATGTCCGTTGATCACGCTGCGGTAGAACGCGCCGATTTCGACCAGGTAATGGTTCCCAACTACGCGCCTGCCGCTTTCATTCCAGTGCGTGGCGCCGGTTCCCGCGTTTGGGACCAGTCCGGTCGCGAGCTGATCGACTTCGCCGGCGGGATTGCCGTAAACGTTCTGGGCCATGCGCATCCGGCGCTGGTCGGTGCCTTGACCGAGCAGGCCAACAAGCTGTGGCACGTGTCCAACGTGTTCACCAATGAGCCGGCCCTGCGCCTGGCGCATAAGCTGATCGACGCCACGTTTGCCGAGCGTGCGTTCTTCTGCAACTCCGGCGCCGAAGCCAACGAGGCCGCGTTCAAGCTGGCCCGTCGTGTCGGTTTCGACCGTTTCGGCAGCGAGAAGTACGAAATCATCGCCGCGCTCAACAGCTTCCACGGCCGTACGCTGTTCACCGTCAACGTCGGTGGCCAGTCGAAGTACTCCGACGGCTTCGGTCCGAAAATCACCGGTATCACCCACGTCCCGTATAACGATCTGGCCGCGCTGAAAGCCGCCGTTTCCGACAAGACTTGCGCTGTGGTGCTGGAGCCGATCCAGGGCGAAAGCGGTGTGATCCCGGCCGAACTCGAATACCTGCAAGGCGCCCGCGACCTCTGCACCGCGAACAACGCGCTGCTGATCTTCGACGAAGTGCAAACCGGCATGGGCCGCACCGGTCATCTGTTTGCCTACCAGCATTACGGCGTGATCCCGGACATCCTGACCAGCGCCAAGAGCCTGGGCGGCGGTTTCCCGATCGCCGCGATGCTGACCACCGAAGACCTGGCCAAACACTTGGTCGTCGGCACCCACGGCACCACTTACGGCGGCAACCCGCTGGCGTGCGCGGTGGCGGAAGCGGTGATCGACGTGGTCAACACCCCAGAAGTGTTGGCCGGCGTCAACGCCAAGCACGACAAGTTCAAGGCGCGCCTTGAGCAGATCGGCGAGAAATACGGCTTGTTCACCCAGGTCCGCGGTATGGGCCTGTTGATCGGCTGCGTGCTGAGTGATGCCTGGAAAGGCAAGGCCAAGGACATTTTCAACGCCGCTGAGCGAGAAGGTCTGATGATCCTGCAAGCCGGCCCGGACGTGGTGCGCTTCGCCCCGAGCCTGGTGGTGGAAGACGCCGATATCGATGCCGGTCTGGACCGCTTCGAACGTGCTGCCGCGAAACTGACCCAAGCCTGA
- the astE gene encoding succinylglutamate desuccinylase, producing the protein MLALGKLLELTLAGREPAEKTQLTVEGVRMRWLSEGALEVRPPEARDNGLDLLLSAGIHGNETAPIELLDRLLHDIARGDLKPRARILFLFGNPEAIRKGERFVEQDVNRLFNGRHEQSSGSEALRACELERLAASFFSLPDRQRLHYDLHTAIRGSKIEQFALYPWKEDRQHSRQELARLRAAGMEAVLLQNKPSIVFSSYTYDKLGAEAFTLELGKARPFGQNAGVNVSLLENRLKQIIEGTEPELTDAALDGLQLFSVAREIIKHSDSFRLNLPVDIENFSELDVGYLLAEDIANTRWIIEEEGARIIFPNPKVKNGLRAGILIVPTTDENLA; encoded by the coding sequence ATGCTCGCCCTCGGCAAACTGCTTGAACTGACCCTCGCCGGCCGCGAACCGGCGGAGAAGACTCAACTGACTGTCGAAGGCGTGCGCATGCGCTGGTTGAGCGAAGGTGCGCTGGAAGTCCGGCCACCCGAAGCCCGCGACAACGGCCTGGACCTGCTGCTTTCAGCAGGGATCCACGGCAACGAAACAGCGCCGATCGAGTTGCTCGATCGCTTGTTGCACGACATCGCCCGCGGCGACCTCAAGCCGCGCGCACGTATTCTGTTCCTGTTCGGCAACCCAGAGGCGATTCGCAAAGGCGAGCGTTTCGTCGAGCAGGACGTCAATCGATTGTTCAATGGCCGTCACGAACAAAGCAGCGGCTCCGAGGCCTTACGTGCTTGTGAACTGGAACGGTTGGCCGCGAGTTTCTTCAGCCTGCCGGACCGCCAGCGCCTGCACTACGATCTGCACACCGCGATTCGTGGCTCGAAAATCGAGCAGTTCGCCTTGTACCCGTGGAAGGAAGATCGCCAGCATTCGCGTCAGGAACTGGCTCGCCTGCGCGCGGCCGGCATGGAAGCGGTGTTGTTGCAGAACAAACCGTCCATCGTTTTCAGTTCCTACACTTATGACAAGCTCGGCGCCGAGGCTTTCACCCTGGAATTGGGCAAGGCTCGGCCGTTCGGGCAGAACGCCGGGGTTAACGTTTCGCTGCTGGAAAACCGCCTCAAGCAAATCATCGAAGGCACCGAGCCGGAATTGACCGACGCGGCGCTGGACGGGCTGCAACTGTTCAGCGTGGCACGGGAAATCATCAAGCACAGCGACAGCTTCCGCCTGAATCTGCCAGTGGATATCGAGAACTTTTCCGAGTTGGACGTGGGTTACTTGCTGGCGGAAGACATCGCCAATACCCGCTGGATCATCGAAGAAGAGGGCGCCCGGATCATCTTCCCGAACCCCAAGGTGAAGAACGGCCTGCGCGCCGGCATCCTGATTGTGCCGACAACCGACGAAAACCTGGCCTGA
- the astA gene encoding arginine N-succinyltransferase yields the protein MIVRPVRSSDLPALIDLARSTGTGLTTLPANEERLAHRVGWAEKTFRGEAGRGDADYLFVLEDDDGRVVGISAIAGAVGLREPWYNFRVGLTVSASQELNIYREIPTLFLANDLTGNSELCSLFLHADYRTGLNGRMLSKARMLFIAEFPQLFGNKIIAEMRGVSDDAGRSPFWESLGRHFFKMEFSQADYLTGVGNKAFIAELMPKFPLYTCFLSPDARNVIGQVHPDTEPALSMLKSEGFSYQGYVDIFDAGPAIECETGKIRAVRDSQALVLAIGTPGDDATPFIIHNRKREDCRITAAPARFAAGTLVVDPQTAKRLQLNAGDQVRAVPLSAARESK from the coding sequence ATGATCGTTCGTCCCGTACGCAGTAGCGATTTACCCGCTCTGATCGACCTGGCCCGCAGCACCGGCACCGGCCTGACCACATTGCCGGCCAACGAAGAACGGCTGGCCCATCGGGTCGGCTGGGCCGAGAAGACTTTCCGCGGCGAAGCCGGGCGGGGCGATGCGGACTACCTGTTCGTGCTCGAAGACGACGACGGTCGCGTGGTGGGCATTTCTGCCATCGCCGGCGCCGTCGGTCTGCGTGAGCCTTGGTACAACTTCCGCGTCGGGCTGACCGTCAGCGCCTCGCAAGAGCTGAACATTTACCGCGAAATCCCGACGCTGTTCCTGGCCAACGACCTGACCGGTAACTCCGAGCTGTGCTCGCTGTTCTTGCACGCCGATTACCGCACTGGCCTCAACGGCCGCATGCTGTCCAAGGCGCGGATGCTGTTCATCGCCGAATTCCCGCAACTGTTCGGCAACAAGATCATTGCCGAGATGCGCGGCGTGTCCGATGACGCCGGCCGTTCGCCGTTCTGGGAAAGCCTGGGCCGGCACTTCTTCAAAATGGAATTCAGCCAGGCCGACTACCTGACGGGCGTGGGCAACAAGGCGTTCATCGCCGAACTGATGCCGAAATTCCCGCTGTACACCTGCTTCCTGTCGCCGGATGCGCGCAACGTGATCGGTCAGGTTCACCCGGACACCGAGCCGGCGCTGTCGATGCTCAAGAGTGAAGGCTTCAGCTATCAAGGCTACGTCGACATCTTCGACGCCGGCCCGGCGATCGAATGCGAAACCGGCAAAATCCGCGCGGTACGCGACAGCCAGGCGCTGGTGCTGGCCATCGGCACACCGGGTGACGATGCCACGCCATTCATCATTCACAACCGCAAGCGCGAAGACTGCCGGATCACCGCCGCACCGGCACGCTTCGCCGCCGGTACGCTGGTGGTCGACCCGCAGACTGCCAAACGTCTTCAACTCAACGCCGGCGATCAGGTGCGCGCCGTTCCGTTGTCCGCTGCTCGGGAGTCGAAATAA
- the astB gene encoding N-succinylarginine dihydrolase, which translates to MKSYEVNFDGLVGPTHNYGGLSYGNVASQSNSQQSSNPKEAALQGLAKMKALMEMGFQQGVLAPQERPDVAALRRLGFSGTDAQVIERAAKEAMPLLVASCSASSMWVANAATVSPSADTADGRVHFTAANLNCKYHRSIEHPTTSRVLGAMFADQKHFAHHAALPAVAQFGDEGAANHTRFCREYGEAGVEFFVFGRSAFDTRYPAPQKYPARQTLEASQAVARLHGLSDDGVVYAQQNPSVIDQGVFHNDVIAVGNGEVLFYHEDAFLETEQMLAELQSKLAKVGGKFQSVCVPRSAVTVEDAVRSYLFNSQLLSRPDGSMLLIVPEECRGNERVWQYLQGLTSSGGLIREVKVFDLKQSMQNGGGPACLRLRVALNETELAAVNQGVIMTAPLYGTLTEWVEKHYRDRMTENDLADPQLLLECRTALDELTQILKLGAVYPFQIN; encoded by the coding sequence ATGAAATCCTATGAAGTCAATTTTGACGGTCTAGTGGGGCCGACCCATAACTACGGCGGCCTGTCCTACGGCAACGTCGCGTCCCAGAGCAACAGCCAGCAATCTTCGAACCCGAAGGAAGCCGCGCTGCAAGGCCTGGCGAAGATGAAAGCGCTAATGGAAATGGGCTTTCAGCAAGGCGTGCTCGCGCCGCAAGAGCGCCCGGATGTGGCTGCACTGCGTCGCCTGGGCTTCAGCGGCACCGACGCTCAAGTGATCGAGCGCGCCGCCAAGGAAGCGATGCCATTGCTGGTCGCCAGTTGCTCGGCATCGAGCATGTGGGTGGCCAACGCCGCCACCGTCAGCCCGAGCGCCGACACCGCGGACGGTCGCGTGCATTTCACCGCCGCCAACCTCAACTGCAAATATCACCGCAGCATCGAGCACCCGACCACCAGCCGCGTGCTGGGGGCGATGTTCGCCGATCAGAAGCACTTCGCCCATCACGCTGCCTTGCCGGCCGTGGCGCAATTCGGTGACGAAGGCGCGGCCAACCACACGCGTTTCTGCCGTGAGTACGGCGAAGCCGGTGTTGAGTTTTTCGTGTTCGGTCGCAGTGCGTTCGACACCCGGTACCCGGCACCGCAGAAGTATCCGGCGCGACAGACTCTTGAAGCGTCCCAAGCCGTTGCTCGCCTGCATGGCTTGAGCGATGACGGCGTGGTCTACGCCCAGCAGAACCCGTCGGTGATCGACCAGGGTGTGTTCCACAACGATGTAATCGCTGTGGGTAACGGTGAAGTGTTGTTCTATCACGAGGACGCGTTCCTCGAGACCGAGCAGATGCTGGCTGAACTGCAAAGCAAACTCGCCAAAGTCGGTGGGAAATTTCAGTCCGTCTGCGTTCCGCGTTCCGCGGTAACCGTGGAAGACGCGGTTCGTTCCTACCTGTTCAATAGCCAACTGCTGTCGCGTCCTGACGGCTCCATGCTGTTGATCGTGCCGGAAGAATGCCGTGGCAACGAGCGCGTCTGGCAATACCTGCAGGGTTTGACCAGCTCCGGCGGCCTGATCCGCGAAGTGAAAGTGTTCGATCTGAAGCAGAGCATGCAGAACGGCGGTGGCCCTGCTTGCCTGAGGTTGCGCGTCGCGCTCAACGAAACCGAACTGGCGGCGGTCAATCAAGGGGTTATCATGACCGCACCGTTGTACGGCACTCTGACCGAATGGGTCGAGAAGCACTACCGCGACCGCATGACCGAAAACGATCTCGCGGATCCGCAATTGCTGCTTGAGTGCCGGACGGCACTGGATGAACTGACGCAAATCCTTAAACTGGGCGCGGTTTATCCATTCCAGATCAATTGA
- the aruF gene encoding arginine/ornithine succinyltransferase subunit alpha: MLVMRPAQMADLGEVQRLAADSPIGVTSLPDDVERLSDKIAASEASFAAEVSFNGEESYFFVLEDSTTGKLVGCSAIVASAGYSEPFYSFRNETFVHASRELKIHNKIHVLSQCHDLTGNSLLTSFYVQRDLVGSPWSELNSRGRLLFVASHPERFADSVVTEIVGYSDENGDSPFWDAIGRNFFDLNYAEAERLCGLKSRTFLAELMPHYPIYVPLLPDSAQEAMGQVHPRAQITFDILMREGFETDHYIDIFDGGPTLHARVSGIRSIAQSRVVPVKIGEPVKGVGRQYLVANAQLQDYRAVMLELDYAPGKPVTLDLEAAEALGVGEGASVRLVAV; encoded by the coding sequence ATGCTGGTGATGCGCCCCGCGCAAATGGCTGATCTGGGCGAGGTACAGCGTCTGGCTGCGGACAGCCCGATTGGTGTCACTTCCTTGCCGGATGACGTTGAACGCCTGAGCGACAAGATCGCCGCGAGCGAAGCCTCGTTCGCCGCTGAAGTGAGCTTCAACGGTGAAGAGAGTTATTTCTTCGTCCTCGAAGACAGCACCACCGGGAAATTGGTCGGTTGCTCGGCGATCGTCGCATCGGCCGGTTATTCCGAGCCGTTCTACAGCTTCCGCAACGAAACCTTCGTGCATGCTTCCCGCGAGCTGAAGATTCACAACAAGATCCACGTGCTCTCGCAGTGCCACGACCTGACCGGCAACAGCTTGCTGACCAGTTTCTACGTGCAGCGTGATCTGGTGGGTTCGCCGTGGTCGGAACTCAACTCCCGCGGCCGCTTGCTGTTCGTCGCCAGTCATCCGGAGCGCTTCGCCGATTCCGTGGTGACCGAGATCGTCGGTTACAGCGATGAAAACGGTGACTCGCCATTCTGGGATGCCATCGGTCGCAACTTCTTCGACCTCAACTACGCCGAAGCCGAGCGTCTGTGTGGTTTGAAGAGCCGGACGTTCCTCGCCGAACTGATGCCGCATTACCCGATCTACGTGCCACTGCTGCCGGACTCCGCGCAAGAAGCGATGGGCCAGGTGCATCCACGGGCGCAGATCACCTTCGACATCCTGATGCGCGAAGGCTTCGAGACCGATCACTACATTGACATTTTCGACGGTGGCCCGACCTTGCACGCCCGTGTCTCGGGGATCCGCTCGATCGCCCAGAGCCGTGTGGTGCCGGTGAAAATCGGCGAGCCGGTCAAAGGTGTCGGTCGTCAGTACCTGGTGGCCAACGCGCAGTTGCAGGATTACCGCGCGGTCATGCTCGAGCTCGATTACGCGCCGGGCAAACCGGTGACCCTGGATCTGGAAGCGGCCGAAGCCCTGGGCGTCGGCGAAGGTGCCAGCGTGCGCCTGGTAGCGGTTTAA
- the astD gene encoding succinylglutamate-semialdehyde dehydrogenase yields MMKSLYIAGEWLAGQGEVFESLNPVTQQVLWSGTGATTDQVESAVQAARQAFPGWARRTLEERISVLEAFAAALKNNADELARTIGEETGKPLWEAATEVTSMVNKIAISVQSYRERTGEKRGPLGDATAVLRHKPHGVVAVFGPYNFPGHLPNGHIVPALLAGNSVLFKPSELTPKVAELTVKCWIEAGLPAGVLNLLQGARETGIALAANPGIDGLFFTGSSRTGNHLHQQFAGRPDKILALEMGGNNPLVVDQVADLDAAVYTIIQSAFISAGQRCTCARRLLVPQGAWGDSLLARLVAVSSTIEVGAFDQQPAPFMGSVVSLGAAKALMDAQEHLLANGAVTLLEMTQPQAQSALLTPGILDVTAVADRPDEELFGPLLQVIRYADFEAAIAEANNTAYGLAAGLLSDSEARYQQFWLESRAGIVNWNKQLTGAASSAPFGGVGASGNHRASAYYAADYCAYPVASLETPSLVMPAALTPGVKMA; encoded by the coding sequence ATAATGAAGTCGCTATACATTGCAGGTGAATGGCTGGCCGGTCAGGGCGAAGTCTTTGAGTCGTTGAACCCGGTGACCCAGCAAGTGCTGTGGTCCGGGACCGGCGCCACCACTGATCAGGTCGAATCCGCCGTGCAAGCCGCGCGTCAGGCGTTTCCGGGCTGGGCTCGCCGCACGCTGGAAGAGCGTATCTCGGTGCTGGAAGCCTTCGCCGCCGCGTTGAAAAACAACGCCGACGAACTGGCACGCACCATCGGTGAAGAAACCGGCAAACCGCTTTGGGAAGCCGCGACCGAAGTCACCAGCATGGTCAACAAGATTGCGATCTCGGTGCAGAGCTACCGCGAACGCACCGGCGAGAAGCGCGGCCCGTTGGGCGACGCCACCGCTGTGCTGCGCCACAAACCACACGGTGTGGTGGCGGTGTTTGGCCCTTACAACTTCCCTGGCCACTTGCCGAACGGTCACATCGTGCCGGCGCTGCTGGCCGGTAACAGCGTGCTGTTCAAACCAAGCGAACTGACGCCGAAAGTCGCCGAGCTGACGGTCAAGTGCTGGATCGAAGCCGGCCTGCCAGCGGGCGTGTTGAACCTGCTGCAAGGCGCTCGTGAAACCGGTATCGCCCTGGCGGCGAACCCGGGCATAGACGGTCTGTTCTTCACCGGCTCCAGCCGCACCGGCAATCACCTGCACCAGCAATTCGCCGGTCGCCCGGACAAGATCCTTGCGTTGGAAATGGGCGGCAACAATCCGCTGGTGGTCGATCAGGTCGCCGATCTGGATGCCGCCGTGTACACCATCATTCAGTCGGCCTTCATTTCCGCCGGTCAGCGTTGCACCTGTGCCCGCCGCTTGCTGGTGCCGCAAGGCGCCTGGGGCGACTCGTTGCTGGCGCGGCTGGTGGCGGTCAGCTCGACCATTGAAGTCGGTGCTTTCGATCAGCAACCAGCGCCGTTCATGGGCTCGGTGGTTTCCCTTGGCGCAGCGAAAGCGTTGATGGATGCGCAGGAACATCTGCTGGCCAATGGCGCCGTGACGCTGCTGGAAATGACGCAGCCTCAGGCTCAATCAGCATTGCTCACCCCTGGCATTCTGGACGTGACCGCCGTGGCCGATCGTCCTGACGAAGAGCTGTTCGGCCCGTTGCTGCAAGTGATCCGCTACGCTGATTTTGAAGCGGCGATCGCAGAAGCCAACAATACCGCCTACGGTCTGGCGGCTGGCCTGCTGTCTGATTCCGAAGCGCGTTACCAGCAATTCTGGCTGGAAAGCCGCGCCGGTATCGTCAACTGGAACAAGCAACTGACCGGCGCCGCGAGCAGCGCGCCATTCGGCGGCGTCGGCGCCTCGGGCAACCATCGCGCCAGCGCCTACTACGCGGCGGATTACTGCGCGTACCCAGTGGCCTCGCTGGAAACGCCGAGCCTGGTGATGCCTGCCGCCCTGACACCAGGCGTGAAAATGGCGTGA
- a CDS encoding 6,7-dimethyl-8-ribityllumazine synthase — MQPTAIDSKSKNHQGERVAFIQACWHKDIVDQSRKGFVAEMIAQGYQESDIDFFEVGGAFEMPLHAKLLAKTGRYAGIVAAALVVDGGIYRHEFVAQSVVSGLMQVQLETEVPVFSVSLTPHHFHAGEELHHKFFFEHFVHKGQEAAKTCADTLHKIRALRRTEPRALAV, encoded by the coding sequence ATGCAACCCACCGCAATCGACAGCAAAAGCAAAAACCATCAGGGCGAGCGCGTTGCGTTCATTCAGGCCTGCTGGCACAAGGATATTGTCGACCAGAGCCGTAAAGGCTTCGTCGCCGAAATGATTGCCCAGGGTTATCAGGAATCCGACATCGACTTCTTCGAAGTCGGCGGCGCTTTCGAAATGCCTTTGCACGCCAAGTTGCTGGCCAAGACTGGTCGATATGCCGGCATCGTCGCGGCCGCGCTGGTGGTGGACGGCGGGATCTACCGTCACGAGTTCGTCGCCCAGTCAGTGGTCAGCGGCCTGATGCAGGTTCAGCTGGAAACCGAAGTGCCGGTGTTCTCGGTGTCCCTGACCCCGCATCACTTCCATGCCGGTGAAGAACTGCATCACAAGTTCTTCTTTGAGCATTTCGTGCATAAAGGTCAGGAAGCGGCGAAGACGTGTGCGGATACGCTGCACAAGATTCGTGCGTTGCGTCGTACTGAGCCGCGTGCACTAGCCGTCTAA
- the ltaE gene encoding low-specificity L-threonine aldolase: protein MSVIDLRSDTVTQPTAGMLDAMATAATGDDVYGEDPTVNRLEAELAKRLGFAAALFVPTGTMSNLLGLMAHCERGDEYIVGQQAHTYKYEGGGAAVLGSIQPQPLEVQADGSLDLDQVAAAIKPDDFHFARSRLLALENTMQGKVLPLEYLARARSFTREHGLQLHLDGARLYNAAVKLGVDAREITQHFDSVSVCLSKGLGAPVGSVLCGSVELIAKARRLRKMVGGGMRQAGILAAAGLYALDNNVQRLADDHANAQLLAEGLRAAGYEVEPVQTNMVYVAMGDEAEALKAFAAERGVKLSAAARLRMVTHMDVSRAQIEQVVATFVDFSRK, encoded by the coding sequence ATGAGCGTTATCGATCTTCGCAGCGACACAGTCACCCAACCCACCGCCGGCATGCTCGACGCGATGGCCACCGCCGCCACCGGTGACGACGTTTATGGCGAAGATCCGACGGTCAATCGTCTGGAAGCTGAATTGGCAAAACGGTTGGGTTTTGCCGCGGCGCTGTTTGTTCCGACCGGCACCATGAGCAATCTGCTGGGGTTGATGGCGCATTGCGAGCGCGGTGACGAGTACATCGTCGGCCAACAGGCCCACACCTATAAGTACGAAGGTGGCGGGGCGGCGGTGCTTGGTTCAATCCAGCCGCAGCCGCTGGAAGTGCAGGCCGATGGCTCGCTGGACCTGGATCAGGTCGCGGCAGCCATCAAGCCCGATGATTTCCACTTCGCCCGCAGCCGCCTGCTGGCGCTGGAAAACACCATGCAGGGCAAGGTCCTGCCGCTGGAATATCTGGCCCGCGCCCGCAGCTTTACCCGCGAACATGGCTTGCAACTGCATCTGGACGGCGCGCGGCTGTATAACGCGGCAGTGAAACTGGGTGTCGATGCGCGGGAGATTACTCAGCATTTCGATTCCGTCTCGGTGTGCCTGTCCAAAGGCCTGGGAGCGCCGGTGGGTTCGGTGTTGTGCGGCTCGGTTGAATTGATCGCCAAGGCACGGCGTTTACGCAAGATGGTCGGTGGCGGCATGCGTCAGGCCGGGATTCTGGCAGCGGCAGGCTTGTATGCGCTGGACAACAACGTCCAGCGACTGGCCGACGATCACGCCAATGCACAATTGCTGGCCGAAGGCCTGCGCGCGGCGGGTTACGAAGTCGAGCCGGTGCAAACCAACATGGTCTATGTAGCGATGGGCGACGAGGCCGAGGCGCTCAAGGCGTTTGCCGCCGAACGTGGGGTCAAGCTCAGTGCCGCCGCACGTCTGCGCATGGTCACGCACATGGACGTCAGCCGTGCGCAAATCGAGCAGGTCGTCGCGACATTCGTCGACTTTTCCCGTAAGTGA